The window CCTGAAGATACACAATACACTTGCTACTTCATCCCCTTGAAATTCAGGAATAATCCTCCAGTTAAAAATCAGCTTTTTATCTAACCATGTAAAGGCAAAGCTAGTTTCGCGACTCTTGGCAGTTTCAAAAACCTGTTTAATTTGACTTTCCAGAAACACAATCTGATCAGACTGCAAGCCAAGATCACTGAAGGTCTTGCCAAGAATCTCATCAATACTCATATGCAGATACTTTTCTATAGCAGGGCTTATATAAATATGCCTGCAATCCTTATCCAAACGGGCAATAACATCTGGAAGGTGGCTGATTAGCGACCTGCAATGATCACAACCATTATTGTTTTCCTGATTTTGATGCATACATATCCCCAACTTGAGAGTTCAAAGTTCCTGGTCCTTCGTTCCTGTTTGCAAGAAACAATTAATATCTTATCTTTGTCATTTTGACTACAAAAATTCACCATCAGTTTTTGCAGTTTGCAACTCATGGTCAAAGTCGATAAAGTAGTGAGCGCCGAAAGCACTTGGCACTCGAAAGTTTGATCCTGAGCCGCCCGAATGCAGCTCTTTTCACTTTCAATTTCTCCTAAGGATGCGACATTTATCATGAAAAACTACTCTTTAGAATTAATAGTTTTCACATCAGGGGCTGTAGTTATGATCCTGGAACTGGTTGGGGCCCGAATTATGGCTCCATACTTGGGGACTTCAATTATTGTCTGGACAGGATTGATAGGTATAGTCCTGGCAAGCTTGAGCGTGGGGTATGCCGTGGGTGGAAAGTTTGCAGACCAGGGCCCTACCATGGGCAGACTGTCCATTATAATACTTTCTTCAGGACTTTTGATTGCCTTCTGTACTATGATTCACAGGCCTGTACTCTCTTTTCTCCTTGACTCAGGTGCGGGCATTTATATGAATGTGATTCTGGCCACCACAATTTTGTTTGGACCACCAAGTATTGGACTGGGAATGATCACTCCATATGCTGTGAAAATGAGGATCAAAAGTTTAGAAACATCCGGGTCAGCAGTTGGTCGCATGTATGCACTATCTACTATAGGCAGCATCATAGGAACCTTTCTTTCAGGGTTTGTACTTGTGGCCTTTTTTGCCAGTACAAGCATTTTGTTTTTTCTTGCTATGGTCATGGGTCTTCTTTCTTTACTTGCAGCAATTAAACCTGCTGCCTGGGCCAAGCTTGCTCTCATGCTTGTTGGTGCTCTGGGCATAGCAACTGTTACATCTTACCGCAGCCTGGCTCAGGAACAGGGCTTCTATGATTATGATTCGCGTTATAGCCGGATACAAATCTTTCAAGGTTATGAACAGGATTCAGGCAGAATGGTAAGGGTTGCAACCACCAGCCCCAACAGATTTCAATCTGCAATGTATGTTGATGATCCAACCGAGCTTATCCTTGAGTACACCAAATACTTCAAGCTCATTGAGCACTTCAATCCAGATATTCAAATATCTCTAATGCTTGGTGGCGGAGCCTACTCATTTCCCAAATATTACCTGGCTTCATTGCCCAATGCTGAAATTGATGTTGTTGAGCTTGACCCTCTCTTCACCAGTCTGGCCAAAAAACACTTTAAATTGAACGAAAACCCAAGAATGCGCACCATTCATATGGACGCCAGGTCTTTTCTCAACACCGCTCAAGAAAAGTACGACGCAATCATATCCGACGTTTTCAGCAGCTCGTACTACATCCCGTTTCAAATGACCACCATTGAGGCGGTAAAACATATGTATCGGCTTCTAACACCTGGATCAGTGGTCCTTATGAACATAATATCACCTGTTGAAGGTCCCAACAGCCGTTTCTTTCAGGCCCAATACCAGACCTTTGCCGAAATCTTTCCGCAGACAATGGCTTTTCTTGTGGACAGCCATAAAAATCCTGAAAGTAACCAGAATATTATTATTGCAGCGTTTAAATCTTCTGATCCGGTAAGTCTGGAAAGTACTGATCCAGAAATTGACAGGATGCTTCAGAATGTATGGGCTGGAGATTTTGAACATTCACTTCCTGTTTTAACGGATAACTTTGCTCCTGTTGACAGGTATCTTATTCCGGTTATTAACTGAATGATAATTTTTTTACCTGAATTTATCAGTGAGGAACGCTTTGTCCTGATTGGGCGATCCATTCAAGGGCGGCTTATGGTTATCGTCCATACTGACAGAGGGGAACGAATACGAATCATCAGCTCCAGATTGGCTACAAACAACGAGAAGGGAAGATATGAAGAGAATGAATAGTGAATCAGTCAACGAGGCTCCGAGGACTGACAGCAATCATAAAAAGGCATAAAAGGGCCGAAGCAGGGCATGGAGAGCACTCATCAACTCTTCATGCCAGGGTTATGTAACTGGTTTCCATCCGGAAATTTATTATTTCCGGATGCTGAACTGATTGTTTTCTTTCCGGAAACAGGTTTTTTTTTGCAGTCACATCCTCAATGCTGGAGGGTTTGGCCTTGAGCCATCAGGAACATTTTAATGAGATACGCACCAGATATGGTGGGGTTAGCCTGCAAAAACATGATCTGACTCTTAAGACTGCCTGGCAGGCTACCCACAGGATTGAGAGAATAACGTACCTGCTTGATGATTATGTTTTATTGCGCCTACCTAAAAAGGAGACAGAAGCGTGACTGTCATCCAATATAAAAATACAGCAAACCCATCTTTTGTCCTGAATAAAATTATGAGCCAGAGTAGATTAACCCCAGACGATACTCAGTTCCATGAAGACCAATGCTGGTCCAGATGATCTTTTTTTCTACGATTTGATCCATATATGCGTCCATAAACCGATATTCACCCTTACCTTCAGGCTCTTTGACCATTTTACGGGCAACCTTTATAACTGATGGAAAATCTTCATACATTGGATCATAAAAAGCATTTTTGCCGATTTCCTCTTCATTTATCTCGTATATAATTGTGCCGTCTGTCTGAAGGACAAGCATTTCAACAGGAAAATTATATACCTTCTGTTCAATAACGCTGGCAAAAAATTCAGGTTTCAGAAGGATACTCACTGATCCAATAAATTCATTGTCAGAATCAAAAACAGGATACTCCAGATCAATGCTTACAAAACCTTCAACCATTGGAATAGCCTGACTTAATACCGGTTTCTGTGTCTCGTGCAAACGAATAATCTGTTCCTGATTGCTTATGTCTTTCCCAATAACTTCCTCGTAAATATCAGGAGCTACATTTTTGATGATTCCCTTTCTGTCTACACTGACCGAGTTAAAGGCGTATGGATTCTCGCTGTATAAGTTTTGAAGTATTTTTGAAGCTTCCGGTCCGGTAAGACCAGTATGAGAAAGTTTTTTTGCAGCTTTTGCAATGTTCTTATCCATTTGGGCAAGGATAGATGTTAATTCTTCCTCAGCTGACTTCAAAAGCATGGGAAACTGAAAATCAGCTACCTTAAATTTACCTTCAGCTATTTCTTTATAAAGATAAGGATATGAAGCATCACCCTGAGCATTAAATTCTACCCTGCCCAATGCACCTGT is drawn from Desulfonatronovibrio magnus and contains these coding sequences:
- a CDS encoding fused MFS/spermidine synthase, translated to MKNYSLELIVFTSGAVVMILELVGARIMAPYLGTSIIVWTGLIGIVLASLSVGYAVGGKFADQGPTMGRLSIIILSSGLLIAFCTMIHRPVLSFLLDSGAGIYMNVILATTILFGPPSIGLGMITPYAVKMRIKSLETSGSAVGRMYALSTIGSIIGTFLSGFVLVAFFASTSILFFLAMVMGLLSLLAAIKPAAWAKLALMLVGALGIATVTSYRSLAQEQGFYDYDSRYSRIQIFQGYEQDSGRMVRVATTSPNRFQSAMYVDDPTELILEYTKYFKLIEHFNPDIQISLMLGGGAYSFPKYYLASLPNAEIDVVELDPLFTSLAKKHFKLNENPRMRTIHMDARSFLNTAQEKYDAIISDVFSSSYYIPFQMTTIEAVKHMYRLLTPGSVVLMNIISPVEGPNSRFFQAQYQTFAEIFPQTMAFLVDSHKNPESNQNIIIAAFKSSDPVSLESTDPEIDRMLQNVWAGDFEHSLPVLTDNFAPVDRYLIPVIN
- a CDS encoding BrnT family toxin — protein: MIIFLPEFISEERFVLIGRSIQGRLMVIVHTDRGERIRIISSRLATNNEKGRYEENE